A stretch of the Vigna radiata var. radiata cultivar VC1973A chromosome 7, Vradiata_ver6, whole genome shotgun sequence genome encodes the following:
- the LOC106769362 gene encoding probable RNA methyltransferase At5g51130: METQKQNSKKRKQVFPYGNYRSYYGYRIDQGTDEDPRLKVLRKEWFEGKECLDIGCNNGIITIQIAQKFCCRSILGIDIDSDRVQDAYWNLRKSARLSSSGNKPEKASKLQDKDHPDDSGNRVTALSSVDTKEISKKHSSPEQIDLFTIVSFKRENFVQSQHPPGKNYDTILCLSVTKWIHLNWGDDGLITLFSEIWKLLRPGGIFVVEPQPWKSYESNRNVSETTAANYRTITIRPEQFQEILLDKIGFRTVEDITSGLTLSKTGFNRPILVFRK, translated from the exons ATGGAAACCCAAAAACAGAACAGTAAAAAGCGGAAGCAAGTTTTCCCATACGGAAACTACAGGAGTTACTACGGATATCGA attgatcaAGGCACGGATGAAGATCCTCGATTGAAAGTGTTAAGAAAGGAATGGTTTGAAGGGAAGGAGTGTCTTGATATCGGCTGCAACAACGGGATAATCACTATACAGATTG CACAGAAGTTTTGCTGCCGGAGCATTCTTGGAATTGACATTGATTCTG ATCGAGTTCAGGATGCATATTGGAATCTCAGAAAATCTGCTAGATTGAGCTCTTCTGGGAATAAACCTGAGAAAGCCTCCAAACTTCAGGACAAGGATCATCCTGATGATTCAGGCAACAGAGTTACTGCCTTGTCAAGTGTTGATACGAAGGAGATTTCAAAGAAACATTCTTCTCCAGAGCAAATTGATCTGTTTACTATAGTTTCATTCAAACGGGAAAATTTTGTTCAGAGTCAACATCCACCAGGAAAGAACTATGATACAATTCTTTG TTTGAGTGTAACAAAGTGGATACATCTAAATTGGGGGGATGATGgcttaattactttattttcagAGATTTGGAAACTGCTCCGACCT GGTGGCATTTTTGTGGTGGAACCTCAACCATGGAAGTCATACGAAAGCAATCGTAATGTCTCAGAG ACCACTGCTGCCAACTACCGTACCATTACAATTCGTCCAGAACAATTTCAGGAAATATTACTAGATAAG ATTGGATTTCGAACAGTAGAAGACATCACTTCCGGTTTGACACTTAGCAAGACTGGTTTCAATAGACCAATTTTGGTTTTCCGCAAATGA